Genomic DNA from Entomoplasma freundtii:
TCAGCGCCTAACACATAAATATGATTCACTTTTTTAATTGTCGATAGACGGTGAGCAATAATAATGGTAGTTTTTTTCTCCATTAATTTATCAAGTTCCTTTTGAATCTCCTTTTCCACAATATTATCTAAAGAAGAAGTGGCTTCATCCAAAATTAATAAATCAGGATTTTTCAAAATAATCCGAGCGATAATCAGCCGTTGTTTTTGTCCTCCAGACAATAATAGACCTCTTTCACCTAAAATGGTATGGTATCCATTCGGTCAACTTTCAATAAGGTGATGAATATTAGCTTTCTTGCAAGCCTCAATTACATCACGTTTTCGAGAATTAAAAGTTCCATAACGCACATTGTCATAAACGTCCCCATAAATGATTTGTGGCTCTTGTTCAACATAACCAACAAATCTTAAATAAGACGATAAATCGTAATTACGTAGGTCCTGATTGTTAATGATGACTTGACCATCAGTTGGATCATAAAAACGGAGTAAAAGTTTCGAAATAGTTGTCTTACCACTTCCGGTTTCGCCAACAAAAGCATAGGATTTGCCCTTTTCAAAAATTAACGAAGTTTTTGGAATCACTAGCCGATTAGGATTTTCAGGATAACGAAAGGCAATACTATTCATTTCAATAGTATTGATTCCTCCACGCAAACGCTTTCCTTTCCCATAATTATCGGTTAATAAGGGGTCACCCTGTAAGATGACTTGAATTCGTTCTGTGGAAGCACTGGCACGAGCTAAGCCAGGAATAATTCCTGATATTTGTCATAAAGGTCTCGTTAAGGCTGTTAAACCTGAAACAATTGGAATCACATTAGCCATCAATTTGACAACATTATGTTGATGCATTCCATAAACTAGAGTAGCGACTGAAATAACAACCAATGAAACAATAACGTCGGAAACGGTTAATACCGTAATTAACGAGGCGCCAGTTTTAGCCACAGGTTTATAAGCTTGAACATAAGGCTCATGGATACTATTAATGCGGTTTTCTTCATAAATTCTTGTTCCTGAAGACTTGACTAATTTTATCGCCCCAATTTTATCAGTAATATCCCCATTAATATGGGTCATGATAGTTCGTGTTTTAAGAATATGTTTGCGGTAACTTTTCACGATTAAAACTAGTGAAAAGGCCATTGAGTAAATTAAAACCGTAGCCACCCCAGCTAATAAAGGATCGATTAAAAAAAGTGAAATTGTACCAAAAATAAGAACAAGCGGGGCTTGAATAATGGAAGAAAGTAAGCCATTAATCTCTGCTCCAATGACACCGGTATCATTAATAATTTTGGTCATTAATTCCCCAATTTTCTTATTAGAATAATAAGAAATATCTTGGTTTAATAGGCGACTAACCATTTGGTTTCGTAAGCCAACCTCGATATAGGCTCCAATGATATTGCCTAAATAATCCTTCATAAATGTGCCAAAGCCAAGGATGATTAGCACCCCAAAAGTAACTAAAAGTCAACCCCATCACACCATACCATAATTATGTCCTTGATTAGGATCATAGTCATAGATGGCTTGTTTGATGACAATATTTGTCAAGAAAGAAATTGAGGCAATAAAAATGGCATTTGAAATAATGAAATATATCAAAAACCCAAATTGAATTGGGTACTTTTTACTGTAAGTTAACAATAATTTAAAGAAATTCATGCGCTTACCTTCATCAAGATAAGTATAAAATATTCCACTTTCCGAAAGTTTAAGTAGCGTTTTTTTCTTATAATTAATTGTTAGCCAGGCTTTACAAAGCGATGGCTAATTTTTCGTTGTATCAATTACTGAGTTATCTTCAATTCAACTTTCGTCAAATTTCCAAGGTGTTTTGAGAACTCGTTTAATTTGTTTTCTTGAATCTAGACTGCGTCGGTTCGGAACACAATTCAAATGCACCGCAATATAATTATCTGGTTGTAAAAATGGTTTTTTAGCATTAATTAAATCAAGGGTTCAATTAAACCCATCATGGTTCATTAATAAATGCTCAGCTAAATTTTTTTGCAAATGATACTTACAAATATAACAAAGGCGAAACTCGGCCGCCTTTTTATTTACTAAGGTCGGTGTATTCTCCCAAGCCGCTTCAAAATCACTTGCCTGGAATTCAATTATTTTTTGTTGTTCCATAGCTTTCCTCATTTAGCTTTCTATTTCTCGCAAATAAAAAGACTACTTATTAATTAAGGAGTCTTTTTATTGTATATATAATTAAAATTCATTATGAAAGAAAATGCAAATTTAAGATTTAATTGTGAACAATTTCTGATTGTTTTGTTTGGTTTGCAATTTTAGTTTTGGTTTGGTTTTTTGTTAACTTTAATTTACCAAACTCAATTTTTTCACCGTTTTTTAAACTAAATAATAAGCGGAATAAAATGATATGTACAAAGGTTCCGGCAGCAATCGCTAACAAGAATAAAGGAATTCCTACATAACTACCACTAGTGGTGTCAACACCGCCAAAGATGGCAATAATAGGTCCTCCTCAAGCCCCAACATGTCCTCTCAATTTAAAGAGACCGGCCAACATTCCTGCGACACCACTTCCAACAATGTTTGGGATAATTACTGCTCAGGTATGTTTTGTGGCAAAAGGAATTGCCCCTTCACTAATACCCATAAAGCCTAAGATGGTTGTATTGATGGCCATGCCTTTGTCTTCATTTAATTTTTTTCGAAATAATAAGGAGGTAATTCCGCAACCTAATGGCGCTACACCAAAAGCTGCCGCCGCACAACCCATGGCAATTCCATTATCAATTGGAATCAAAGCAGTTGCTCCGAATGAGGAAATCTTGTTGATTGGACCACCCATATCAACTCCAGCTAGTAGGCCCAAGACGAGACCGACAAAGACCATTCCTACTCCACTAGCTTCCATTTTCATAATAGCAAAGTTAAAGTAACCTAAAGCCACACCGATTAAAGGTCCAAAAGTAAACATTCAGGCTAATCAAAAGATCAAAGTTAAAAAGACAGGGATAATTATGATTGGCATGATTGGTTGGATATATTTGTTAATTTTTCACTTTGTATTGATTCACTTAACTGTATAGCCAACAGCTAGTCCAAAGATGATGGCCCCCACAATATTTAGTGGTTGCATCAAAGCATTGATGCTTTCGAAATTACCAGTAATTGGATTATCAACCATGACATTTTTGAAATAACCTTGTCAAACTAATTTAGGGTTATTTCCAGCCATTGTTAAGATAAAGGCTGGGGCAATAGCTGAACGCCCAGCAACTGAATTGGCAATATAACCTCCAGCCACTCCCATCATAACGGTAAAACCGATACCGGCAAATTGGTTTAAAGTGGCTAAGAAATTATCGCCATTTAAATCAATTTTGGCAGCACTTCCAATTCCACTCACGATTGCTGAAATTAAACCAGCAAAGACAATGAAGGGAATCATATAGGAAATACCATTCATGATATGAGAAACTCATTTTTGTTTATCTTTGACAACAAAATTATCAAGATTTTTCGCTTCCCCAAGATTTTGTTCGATTTTAGCTTGTGCTAAGCCTTTTTGAAGTTCTTCAAGTGGTTTATTAACAACTGCTTTTGTACCAACTCGATAAATTTTTTTCCCAATAAAGCGGTCAGTTTCCACACCAATGTCTGTTGCCAAAATAACCATATCGGCTGCTTGGATTTGTTCATCGGTGAGGATAAACTCAGGACCTTTTTGCCCTTGGGCTTCAATATGTAGATCTCAATTTAACTCTTCAGCTGCCTTAAGCAAAGCTTCACGGGCCATATAAGTATGAGCTACCCCTGTAGCACAAGAAGTAATCCCTACAACTTTAGTAAGACGACTAAGTGAATTTTCCGATTGAGACTGATTATCGGTTTGGTGACTTAAATCGGCAGGTTGATTGATTAACGTCACAATTTCATCTACATCATGAGAAAACTTTAATTTTTCACAAATTTCTTTATCCAAAAGTTTGATAGCAATCCCACTTAAGGTATCTAGATGAATATCGGTTTGGTCAGTCGATTTGTTAGTTTCGTTAGTTCGATCAGGAATTAATAACAGAATTGCTTGAGAAACTTGATTAACGCCATCCCAAATGATCGGTTCCTGAAATCTCACAAAGAAAACTGCTGGCTCCAAAATGATTGGTGAGTGGGCATGAGGAATGGCAAAACCATTCTCAAAAGCTGTTGAAACTTCCGCCTCACGATTGTTAAATGCTACTACTAATTCTTGGCTATCTTGAACAATATTAGTTGCCAAAGCCATTTTGGCAACTTGAGCAAAGAGCTCATCCTTGTTTTTGATATCCAATTCCAAAAGAACCCGTTCTTTAGTTAATAGATTCATTTATTTAGGGGACCTTTCTGTGTCCTTATTATTTTTTATTCAAAGATTGCTAAATTAAAGGTAAATGTGACATTTTGAATTAAAACAGTGATTGGCACACTTTTTTCACCTTCACTAGGTTTAAATAAATCTTTAGATAATTCTTTATCTTCATCAACTATAAGTTTTCCATTTTTGATAATTTCTTGGTCGTTAATAGACAAAGTTTTTAAATCAGCAAAAGGAATATAAACTTCTGAATCTAATTTGTTATCTTGACAAAATTTTTGAATTTCTTGAATAACATATTTCTTGAAATCGAGTGGTTTTAAAGGAAGATCTTTACCCAAAATTTTCATTGTAGGTTTTACTTCTTCCATCAATTTAGCATATTTTTCCAATTCACTGGTTTTTATTTTAGTTTGGCAACTCACAACAACACTAGCTGTAGTGGCGACCAAACCTAAACTACCTAAAAGACTAAGTACTTTCTTCATCTTTTTTCTCCTTTTAGTTTATAGTTTCGCTTTCGCTTACTATGCTTGAGCGTTTGTTGCTTGTTTTTTATTTTTGAATAATTTTGCTTTTTTGTTTGGTAAAGCTTTGGCTTTTGCTTCATTTTCAGCAATTAATTCAAAACCAACCCCTTTACCTCTGCGGGCATCTAAGTTCATTCATAGTCCGTAAACTGATGTAGTAACAGCAACTCCACAAATAACAGCCAAGAAGTATCAAAGAGTCATTAATCCGTAAGGAACGGCTCCAAGAATAGCGACAATTGGTCCTCCATGAGCAGCAGCATCGGTTACTCCAAATGCTCCAGCAATTCCACCGGCTACTAATGATCCTGACACGTTTGCGATAATAGCACGACGTGGGTCACGAATGGCGAATGGAATTGCGCCTTCACTAATTCCGATTGTTCCCATAATTAGAGCAGCTACCCCTAGGTTACGTTCTTCTTCAGTAAAGAATTTTTTAAATAATAAAGTTGACAATCCCATAGCCATTGGAGCGACAGGAATGGCAGCAGCCATTGCTCCCATTGGTTGGTAAATATGATCAGTAACTAAAGCGGCACAAGTGACAAAGGCAATCTTGTTGATTGGACCACCCATATCAAAACCAGCCATTGCTCCTAAGACAGCACCCAAACCTAATCCAACTCAGATTCCGACATTTCCTTGGTAGGCTCTATTGATAGCGTGTGAGATTTTGTCCATGACAAAGCCAATTGGACCACCAATTGCGTAAATGAATAATAGTGAAATCCCAATTCCAGCCATCAAAGGAATGAAGAAAATTGGCATTGCTGGTGCTAGTGATCTTGGCACTTTTCAAGTGTTTACTCATTTAACAAAATAACCGACCAAAATTCCGGCAATTAGTGCTCCTACAAACCCTGTTGGTGTTTGGACAGCACTCATCCCAGGT
This window encodes:
- a CDS encoding ABC transporter ATP-binding protein, producing the protein MNFFKLLLTYSKKYPIQFGFLIYFIISNAIFIASISFLTNIVIKQAIYDYDPNQGHNYGMVWWGWLLVTFGVLIILGFGTFMKDYLGNIIGAYIEVGLRNQMVSRLLNQDISYYSNKKIGELMTKIINDTGVIGAEINGLLSSIIQAPLVLIFGTISLFLIDPLLAGVATVLIYSMAFSLVLIVKSYRKHILKTRTIMTHINGDITDKIGAIKLVKSSGTRIYEENRINSIHEPYVQAYKPVAKTGASLITVLTVSDVIVSLVVISVATLVYGMHQHNVVKLMANVIPIVSGLTALTRPLWQISGIIPGLARASASTERIQVILQGDPLLTDNYGKGKRLRGGINTIEMNSIAFRYPENPNRLVIPKTSLIFEKGKSYAFVGETGSGKTTISKLLLRFYDPTDGQVIINNQDLRNYDLSSYLRFVGYVEQEPQIIYGDVYDNVRYGTFNSRKRDVIEACKKANIHHLIESWPNGYHTILGERGLLLSGGQKQRLIIARIILKNPDLLILDEATSSLDNIVEKEIQKELDKLMEKKTTIIIAHRLSTIKKVNHIYVLGADGEGIIQSGTFDELIGQPGTFKSLWDAGFS
- a CDS encoding PTS fructose transporter subunit IIABC; its protein translation is MNLLTKERVLLELDIKNKDELFAQVAKMALATNIVQDSQELVVAFNNREAEVSTAFENGFAIPHAHSPIILEPAVFFVRFQEPIIWDGVNQVSQAILLLIPDRTNETNKSTDQTDIHLDTLSGIAIKLLDKEICEKLKFSHDVDEIVTLINQPADLSHQTDNQSQSENSLSRLTKVVGITSCATGVAHTYMAREALLKAAEELNWDLHIEAQGQKGPEFILTDEQIQAADMVILATDIGVETDRFIGKKIYRVGTKAVVNKPLEELQKGLAQAKIEQNLGEAKNLDNFVVKDKQKWVSHIMNGISYMIPFIVFAGLISAIVSGIGSAAKIDLNGDNFLATLNQFAGIGFTVMMGVAGGYIANSVAGRSAIAPAFILTMAGNNPKLVWQGYFKNVMVDNPITGNFESINALMQPLNIVGAIIFGLAVGYTVKWINTKWKINKYIQPIMPIIIIPVFLTLIFWLAWMFTFGPLIGVALGYFNFAIMKMEASGVGMVFVGLVLGLLAGVDMGGPINKISSFGATALIPIDNGIAMGCAAAAFGVAPLGCGITSLLFRKKLNEDKGMAINTTILGFMGISEGAIPFATKHTWAVIIPNIVGSGVAGMLAGLFKLRGHVGAWGGPIIAIFGGVDTTSGSYVGIPLFLLAIAAGTFVHIILFRLLFSLKNGEKIEFGKLKLTKNQTKTKIANQTKQSEIVHN
- a CDS encoding lipoprotein, translated to MKKVLSLLGSLGLVATTASVVVSCQTKIKTSELEKYAKLMEEVKPTMKILGKDLPLKPLDFKKYVIQEIQKFCQDNKLDSEVYIPFADLKTLSINDQEIIKNGKLIVDEDKELSKDLFKPSEGEKSVPITVLIQNVTFTFNLAIFE